The Leclercia adecarboxylata region ATACCCAGAGCAATACCGTACACTGCCTGACGCGCTCCATTACCCGCTACGGTATTACCACCGACGATCCCAATAAATGGCGTTACTACCTCGACTCCGTCGAAGTGCATCTCCCGCCGTTCTGGGAACAGTACATCAATGATGAAAACAGCGTTGAGCTGATCCATACCGACTCTATCCCGCTGGTGATTGCCCTGAACGGCCACTCCATCGCCGAATATGTTCAGGAAGCACCGCACCTGGCGCTGGAACACGTCAGCTCAACTCAGGCCTCGATTCGTGGCGAAGAGACAGAGCAGATTGAGCTGCTGAATATTCGCCAGGAGACCCACGAAGAGTACGCTCTCAGCCGTCCGGATGGGATCCGTGAAGCGCTGCTGATTGTCGCCGCCTTCCTGCTGTTTTTCTTCTGCTTGCTAAGCCCGGATGTGTTTGCCCCCTGGCTTGCCGGGGGCGGCGTGCTGCTGCTGGCGGCAGGATTATGGGGACTCTACGCGCCACCCGCAAAAACCGCGCTGCGTGAGATCCACTGCCTGCGCGGCACTCCTAAGCGCTGGGGTCTGTTTGGCGAGAACGATCAGGACCATGTCAATAATATCTCGATGGGCATTATTGACCTGATCTACCCGCGCCACTGGCAGCCGTGGCTGGCCCAGGATTTAGGTCAAAAGACCGACGTTGATATCTATCTTGACCGGCATGTGGTACGCCAGGGGCGTTATTTATCCCTGCATGATGAGGTGAAGAACTTCCCGCTGCAGCACTGGCTGCGCAGCACGGTGATTGCCGGTGGCGCAGGGATCGTGCTGGCGATGCTGATTTTCCTCGTACCGCTGGATATGCCAATCAAGTTTACCCTGTCATGGATCAAAGGCGCCCAGACCATCGAGGCTACCAGCGTCAATCAGCTTGAAAACGCCGGGGTGCGCGTCGGTGATACGCTGCAACTCAAAGGCACCGGGATGTGCAATATCCATACCCCGGGCAGCTGGAATGCCCGCCAGAGCTCGCCTTTTGCACCCTTTGACTGCTCGCAGCTGATCTGGAACGACGCGGCGCCGCTGCCGCTGCCGGAATCGGATACCGTTAACAAAGCCACGGCGCTGACCCAGGCCCTGAGCCGCCAGCTCCACCCAAAACCAGAAGATGAGACGCGCGTCAGCCCGTCATTACGCTCCGCCATTCAGAAATCGGGCATGATCCTGCTGGATGATTTTGGTGATATCGTGCTGAAAACCCAGGATCTATGCGCCGAAGCGGACGAGTGCGTCAGGCTGAAGAACGCGCTGGTGAACCTCGGTAACAGTAAGGACTGGGAAGCGCTGGTGAAGCGCGCTACCGCTGGCCGTCTTGATGGCGTTAACGTCCTGCTGCGTCCGGTGAGCGCCGAGTCGCTGGAAAACCTGGTCGCCACCTCTACCGCGCCGTTCGTGATGCGCGAAACCTCCCGTGCCGCCCAGGCCCTTAACAGCCCGGCGCCCGGCGGCTTTATTATCGTTAGCGATGAAGGCAGCGATCTGGTCGATCAGCCTTACCCGCCGGTGGCGCTCTATGACTACCCGGCCCAGGAGCAGTGGGGTGAGTTTCAGCGGCTGGCACAGATGCTCATGCGCACGCCGTTCAGCGCCGAAGGGATTGTGACCGGCATCTTTACCGATGCCAACGGTACCCGCCATATTGAGTTGCACCGCATGCCGGACAGCGCAGGCTTGTGGCGTTACATTGCCACCTCGCTGCTGATGCTGACGATGGTTGTGTGCATTATCTGGAACGGTGTTATGGCATTGCGCCGCTATCAGCGCTCGCGCACCCGCCTGGCTGAAATCCAGCAATACTACGAAAATTGCCTCAATCCGAAGCTTATTCACACCCCTGAAAGCCTGATCGGATAACCGCTGCGCGCGACAAGATATGCTACCCTGTCGCGCACGTTTCTTCTGGCTGGAGTACTCCCCATGCATCTTGATATCGCCTGGCAGGACGTTGATACCGTCCTGCTGGATATGGACGGCACGCTGCTCGATCTCGCGTTTGATAACTACTTCTGGCAAAAACTGGTGCCGGAAACCTACGGCGAGCAGCAAGGGATCACCCCGCTGGAGGCGCAGGAATTCATCCGCCAGCAATATACCGCCGTACAACATACGCTAAACTGGTACTGCCTGGACTACTGGAGCGAACGCCTCGGTCTGGATATTTGCGCGATGACTACCGCTCAGGGCGCGCGCGCCGTATTGCGTGAAGATACCGTCCCCTTTCTGGACGCACTTAAAGCCAGCGGCAAGAGGCGCATTCTGTTGACCAACGCGCATCCACACAATCTGGCGGTGAAGCTGGAACATACCGGACTGGGTTCACACCTTGATTTATTACTTTCCACCCACACATTTGGTTATCCGAAAGAGGATCAGCGACTGTGGCAGGCGGTGGCAGAAGAGACCGGCCTGCAGCCAGAGAGAACGTTGTTCATTGATGACAGCGAACCCATTCTGGATGCGGCGGCAAAATTTGGCATTCGTTATTGCCTTGGCGTGACTAATCCTGATTCTGGCCTGGCTGAAAAAAGCTATCTGCGCCATCCGGGGATGAACGACTATCGCCGGATGATCCCCTCACTCACCGTGAAGGAGAAGCCATGAAAGAGAAACCCTCCGAAGGGGTAAGACTGGATAAATGGCTGTGGGCTGCCCGCTTTTACAAAACGCGCGCCCTCGCCCGCGAAATGATTGAAGGCGGCAAGGTGCATTACAACGGGCAGCGCAGCAAACCGAGCAAGCTCGTGGAGCTGAACGCCACCCTGACCCTGCGTCAGGGCAACGATGAACGGACGGTGATCGTAAAAAACGTCACCGAACAGCGTCGCCCGGCAGCGGAAGCCAGCACCCTGTACGAAGAGACGGCAGAAAGCGTTGAAAAGCGCGAGAAGATGGCCCAGGCGCGTAAGTTGAATGCCCTGACCATGCCGCATCCCGACAGGCGACCGGACAAGAAAGAACGTCGCGATCTGATTAAATTTAAAAATGGCGAGAATGAGTGATTCTTGCTGAACGAGAGATGACTATGGCCCAACACGACCAATTACACCGCTATCTGTTTGAACAATTTGCCGTTCGCGGCGAGCTGGTTACGGTATCCGAAACCTGGAAACAGATCCTGGAAAACCACAACTATCCGCTGCCGGTTAAAACCGTGCTGGGTGAGCTGCTGGTCGCCACCAGCCTGCTGACCGCGACCCTGAAATTTGCCGGTGACATCACCGTGCAGCTACAGGGTGATGGCCCGATGAGCCTGGCGGTGATCAACGGCAACAACCAGCAGCAGATGCGCGGCGTGGCGCGCGTTCAGGGTGACGTCCCGGAAGATGCCGATCTGAAAACGCTGGTCGGCAACGGCTATCTGGTGATCACCATCTCCCCGGAAGAGGGTGAGCGCTATCAGGGCGTGGTGGGTCTGGAAGGAGATACCCTGGCGGCCTGCCTGGAAGATTACTTCATGCGTTCAGAACAGCTGCCGACGCGCCTGTTTATCCGTACCGGCGAAGTCGACGGCCAGCCGGCAGCAGGCGGGATGCTGCTGCAGGTTCTGCCTGCGCAGGACGCTCAGACCAATGATTTCGAGCACCTGGCGACCCTGACTGAAACCATCAAAGCCGAAGAGCTGTTCACCTTACCGGCGAACGACGTGCTGTGGCGTCTGTATCATGAAGAAGAGGTGACTCTGTACGATCCGCAGGACGTTGAGTTCAAGTGCACCTGTTCCCGTGAACGCTGCGCGGGTGCCCTGAAAACCCTGCCTGATGAAGAGATCGACAGCATTCTTGAGGAAGATGGCGAGATCGACATGCACTGCGATTACTGTGGCTCACACTACGTCTTCAACGCAATGGACATTGCCGAGATCCGCAACAACGCCTCTCCGGCAGATCCCCAGCTTCACTAAGTCCTGCCGTTAACTGCCCTCCCGCGAGGGCAGTTGACCTCTCCCCTTTCCTGCTACCCTTTAATTTCATTCACTATTCCCTCTCCCACTGCTGAATCGTTATCAGTGATGTAAGGCTTACGTAATTTTCTTTCATGTATGCGCTTACATTCACATTCTCGTAGTTAAATTTACCGCCTATTAACCTTTTAAGAACATTTTCCCCAACCGAAAAGTGATTCCTGCCATAATCTGCCCCGCGAGTGACAGGAGTCACAGCGTTTTCCGTCATAAAGGGTTTTTATCCAGATACGCAAATCTATGAGCCCGGTCGCGGTTAACATTCGAAGAAAAACCCTACAATTTCAGGCAGTATAAATTGGCTAAGGAGCAGTGATATGCGTGTTAATGGTTTAACCCCGCAAGATCTCAAGGCTTATGGTATCAACGACGCCCAGGATATCGTCTACAACCCCGATTACGATACGCTGTATCAGGAAGAGCTTAATCCAGCGCTGGAAGGATACGAGCGCGGGATCCTGACGACGACCGGCGCCGTTGCTGTCGATACCGGTATCTTTACTGGCCGTTCGCCGAAAGATAAATACATCGTTCGTGACGATACCACCCGCGACACCCTGTGGTGGGCCGATAATGGCAAAGGGAAGAACGACAACAAAGCGATCTCCCCTGAAACCTGGCTGCACCTGAAAAATCTCGTCACCCAACAACTTTCCGGCAAGCGTCTGTTCATTATCGACGCTTACTGCGGCGCCAATGCCGACACCCGCCTTTCCGTTCGCTTTATCACCGAGGTAGCCTGGCAGGCGCATTTCGTGAAGAACATGTTCATTCGCCCAACCGACGAAGAGCTGCAGAGCTTCAGGCCGGACTTTGTGGTAATGAACGGTGCGAAGTGCACTAACCCGAACTGGAAAGAGCAGGGACTGAACTCCGAAAACTTTGTCGCTTTTAACCTGACGGAACGTATCCAGCTGATCGGCGGCACATGGTACGGCGGCGAAATGAAGAAAGGGATGTTCTCGGTGATGAACTACCTGCTGCCGTTACAGGGCATTGCCTCTATGCACTGCTCGGCGAACGTGGGCGAGAAAGGCGACGTGGCGGTCTTCTTCGGCCTCTCCGGCACCGGTAAAACCACCCTCTCCACCGATCCGAAACGCCGTCTTATTGGCGATGACGAACACGGCTGGGACGATGACGGCGTGTTTAACTTTGAAGGCGGCTGCTACGCCAAGACGATTCGTCTGTCGGCAGAGGCGGAGCCGGACATCTTCCAGGCGATCCGCCGCGATGCGCTGCTGGAGAACGTGACGGTACGCGCCGACGGCACGGTAGATTTTGACGATGCGTCAAAAACTGAAAACACCCGCGTCAGCTACCCGATCTATCACATCGACAACATCGTTAAACCGGTATCAAAAGCGGGCCACGCGACCAAGGTGATCTTCCTCACCGCCGACGCGTTTGGTGTGCTG contains the following coding sequences:
- a CDS encoding intracellular growth attenuator family protein, whose translation is MSTILIVIAAMLACAFIAGWLYRRRTQRRYRLPYLNAFTGASTRKLTAEERSAIEQYLESFNRIQQTPATGASAAPVSLSLNTQSNTVHCLTRSITRYGITTDDPNKWRYYLDSVEVHLPPFWEQYINDENSVELIHTDSIPLVIALNGHSIAEYVQEAPHLALEHVSSTQASIRGEETEQIELLNIRQETHEEYALSRPDGIREALLIVAAFLLFFFCLLSPDVFAPWLAGGGVLLLAAGLWGLYAPPAKTALREIHCLRGTPKRWGLFGENDQDHVNNISMGIIDLIYPRHWQPWLAQDLGQKTDVDIYLDRHVVRQGRYLSLHDEVKNFPLQHWLRSTVIAGGAGIVLAMLIFLVPLDMPIKFTLSWIKGAQTIEATSVNQLENAGVRVGDTLQLKGTGMCNIHTPGSWNARQSSPFAPFDCSQLIWNDAAPLPLPESDTVNKATALTQALSRQLHPKPEDETRVSPSLRSAIQKSGMILLDDFGDIVLKTQDLCAEADECVRLKNALVNLGNSKDWEALVKRATAGRLDGVNVLLRPVSAESLENLVATSTAPFVMRETSRAAQALNSPAPGGFIIVSDEGSDLVDQPYPPVALYDYPAQEQWGEFQRLAQMLMRTPFSAEGIVTGIFTDANGTRHIELHRMPDSAGLWRYIATSLLMLTMVVCIIWNGVMALRRYQRSRTRLAEIQQYYENCLNPKLIHTPESLIG
- the yrfG gene encoding GMP/IMP nucleotidase, with amino-acid sequence MHLDIAWQDVDTVLLDMDGTLLDLAFDNYFWQKLVPETYGEQQGITPLEAQEFIRQQYTAVQHTLNWYCLDYWSERLGLDICAMTTAQGARAVLREDTVPFLDALKASGKRRILLTNAHPHNLAVKLEHTGLGSHLDLLLSTHTFGYPKEDQRLWQAVAEETGLQPERTLFIDDSEPILDAAAKFGIRYCLGVTNPDSGLAEKSYLRHPGMNDYRRMIPSLTVKEKP
- the hslR gene encoding ribosome-associated heat shock protein Hsp15; translated protein: MKEKPSEGVRLDKWLWAARFYKTRALAREMIEGGKVHYNGQRSKPSKLVELNATLTLRQGNDERTVIVKNVTEQRRPAAEASTLYEETAESVEKREKMAQARKLNALTMPHPDRRPDKKERRDLIKFKNGENE
- the hslO gene encoding Hsp33 family molecular chaperone HslO; its protein translation is MTMAQHDQLHRYLFEQFAVRGELVTVSETWKQILENHNYPLPVKTVLGELLVATSLLTATLKFAGDITVQLQGDGPMSLAVINGNNQQQMRGVARVQGDVPEDADLKTLVGNGYLVITISPEEGERYQGVVGLEGDTLAACLEDYFMRSEQLPTRLFIRTGEVDGQPAAGGMLLQVLPAQDAQTNDFEHLATLTETIKAEELFTLPANDVLWRLYHEEEVTLYDPQDVEFKCTCSRERCAGALKTLPDEEIDSILEEDGEIDMHCDYCGSHYVFNAMDIAEIRNNASPADPQLH
- the pckA gene encoding phosphoenolpyruvate carboxykinase (ATP), coding for MRVNGLTPQDLKAYGINDAQDIVYNPDYDTLYQEELNPALEGYERGILTTTGAVAVDTGIFTGRSPKDKYIVRDDTTRDTLWWADNGKGKNDNKAISPETWLHLKNLVTQQLSGKRLFIIDAYCGANADTRLSVRFITEVAWQAHFVKNMFIRPTDEELQSFRPDFVVMNGAKCTNPNWKEQGLNSENFVAFNLTERIQLIGGTWYGGEMKKGMFSVMNYLLPLQGIASMHCSANVGEKGDVAVFFGLSGTGKTTLSTDPKRRLIGDDEHGWDDDGVFNFEGGCYAKTIRLSAEAEPDIFQAIRRDALLENVTVRADGTVDFDDASKTENTRVSYPIYHIDNIVKPVSKAGHATKVIFLTADAFGVLPPVSRLTASQTQYHFLSGFTAKLAGTERGVTEPTPTFSACFGAAFLSLHPTQYAEVLVKRMQASGAQAYLVNTGWNGTGKRISIKDTRAIIDAILNGSLDDAETFTLPMFDLAIPTELPGVDSRILDPRNTYASPEQWQEKATQLAKLFVENFEKYTDTPAGAALVSAGPR